The segment CTGCCAGAAGGTGATCGAGAAGCTCTCGAAGCCGTGGGGTAGAATCTGGCGAATGTAGTTCGCCGTCCCCGCCCCGCCGCTGACCAGCGTGCCGATGCGGATGGGTTCGTGATACACGGAAAGGCTCCTTTCTTCCTCGGTGGTTGCCCCACTCGTCGCACACGTCCGACAGGTCAAGCTCACATCACGCGGACCGGCACGCGCCGGCCCTGCTTGTTGCTTTCGATGGCGGCGAAGACCATGGCCAGGCTCTTGATGTTGTCGTGGCACTCGGTCTGGGGCGCGACCCCGGTGCGGAGGAAGGCGAGCATCTCGCGCAGGGCGCCGTGCATGCCGCCGAACTTGACGACGGGCTTGGCGACCTTGAGGGGCGCCTTCTCGCGGTGGAAGCCCTCCTTGCCCACGACCACCTCGCCGCGCGGCTCCTGGTCGCCCTCGTAGAGGAGGGTGCCCTTGGTGCCGATGAAGCGCCAGTCGCCGTTCCAGCTCGTGTGGCAGCCCTCGGCGCACCAGCTTCCGCGATAGGTGAAGATGACGCCGTTCGACATCTCGAAGATGGCGGAGGCGGCCACGTCGCCCTTGTACCACGAGCCCTTGGGGTTGAACTCCTTGCAGTAGACCGCCACGGGGTCCACGCCGGTCATGAAGCGGCACAGGTCGAAGTGGTGGATGGACATGTCGAGGATGAGGGGGCTGGGCATCTCGTCGCGGAAGCCGCCGAAGTGGGCGCCGATGTAGAAGTCGCAGTTCACCGTCGTCAGCGTGCCCACGCGCGGCACCGTCTTCTTCACCGCCACGTGCTTCGCATCCCAGCGGCGCGACTGGCTGACCATGTAGAGCTTGCCCGTCTCCTCGGCGGCTTTGACCATCTGGCGGGCCTCGGCCATCGAGGAGGCCATGGGCTTCTCGCCGATCACGTGGCAGCCGGCCCGCAGCGCCGTGCACGTGACCGCGCAGTGCGCCTCGGGCACCGTGAGGTCCACCACGAAATCGGGCTGGTGCTTGGCCAGCGTGGCCTCGAGGTCGGTCGAGACTTCGGCCTTGAGCTGGTACTTCTCCACCTGGGCCTTCGCCGCCTCGGGGCGGAGGTCCACGACGGCCAGCACCTCCACCTTCTCCTTCGCCAGCGGCGGGAACCAGGCATTCGAGATGCCGCCCGCGCCGACCACCACGCAACGTTCACGCGACATTCGCCTGTCTCCTCGCAACTGTGGGCGGGGCGTCCCGGCCCCGCGAAGCGACTGATCAGGGATGCGTAGTATGCCGGAATCGCACCGCAGAATCAAGTTGACGCCGCGGCCCCCGCATGCCACTATAGTGGACACGCCTCCAACCGCGAAAGGAACCTGACGGATGGATGAGAAGCTGGCGCGAATGAGACCCGACAAGGCCCCTGCGTGGCGCACGCTGGTGAAGCTGGCCAGGAGGCCGTTCGATCTGGCGGCCTCCGACGCCCTGTCGCCACGACGAATCAACACGATGAAGTCCGAGGCTGCCGGCCTTCGCCTCCTCTACGCCACCGAGCGCGTCACGCCCGACGTCCTGCAAGCGCTCCAGGAGTTGGCGAGCCAGACGCAGGCGGTCGGCCAGTTCGCCCGGATGATGCGCGGCGAGGTGATGAACGAGATCGTCGGCCACCCCTCCGAGCGGCGCCAGGTGCTCCACACGGCCAGCCGCAACGTCTTCGACGACCTGCCCTGTAAGCACGACGCTGCGCAGGCCGAGGCCACGGGCAAGGCCAGGGCGCAACTCGCCCGCCTCAAGGACTTCCTGAGCGAGGTCGAGCGGGAGGGGCGGTTCACCGACCTCGTGCAGGTGGGCATCGGCGGCTCGGACCTCGGCCCGCGCGCGCTCTACATTGCCCTCAAGGCCTTCTGGAAGAAGGGCCGACGAGTCCACTTCGTATCGAACGTGGATCCCGACGACACCGCGGCGGTGCTCGATGGCCTGGACCTCTCGCGCACGCTGGTGTGCGTCGTATCCAAGAGCGGCACGACCCTCGAGACGCTCACCAACGAGCGACTCGTCGCCGCCCGCTTCGAGCGGGCCGGCCTCAAGCCCAAGGACCACTTCGTCGCCGTCACCGCCGAAGGCAGCCCGATGGATGACCCGGCGAAGTACCTCCGCAGCTTCCACATGTACGACTACATCGGCGGACGCTACAGCGCCACTTCGATGGTGGGCGGGGTGGCACTCGGCTTCGGGCTGGGATACGACAGCTTCCTCGAAATCCTCCGCGGCGCACGCGAGATGGACCTCAATGCCCTGAACCCCAACGCCCGGAAGAACCTGCCGCTTCTCGCGGCGCTGCTCGGCATCTGGAACCGCAACTTCCTCGGCTACGAGACTCTCGCCATCCTGCCCTACAGCCAGGTGCTCAGCCGCTTCGTCGCTCACATCCAGCAGCTTGATATGGAGAGCAACGGCAAGCGGGTGGACCGCTGCGGCCGACCCGTGCCCTACGCCACAGGCCCCATCGTGTGGGGCGAGCCGGGCACAAACGGCCAGCACGCCTTCTACCAGCTCATCCACCAGAGCGAGACCATCGTGCCCTGCGAGTTCATCGGCTTCCGCCAGAGCCAACTGGGCGAGGACCTGGAGGTTGAGGGCACGACCTCCCAGCAGAAGCTCGTCGCCAACCTCCTCGCTCAGTCCGTCGCCCTCGCCACGGGCAAGCGCGACGACAACCCCAACAAGGTCTTCCCCGGCAACCGCCCCAGTTCGCTCCTCATCGCCGACCGGCTCGCCCCGCGCACCCTCGGCGCGCTCCTGGCCTACTACGAGAACAAGGTGGCGTTCCAGGGCTTCATCTGGAACATCAACTCCTTCGATCAAGAGGGCGTGCAGTTGGGCAAGCTCCTCGCCAACAAGTTCCTCGCCCACTTCAAGGGCGCCCCCAACGCCCTCGGCCCGGGCGAGCGCGCGCTGCTGAAGGCGGCCGGCCTGGCCTGAGCCAGGCTGAGGCAACGTCGGTTGACTTCGCTGCGCGGGAGCGGCATGATGATGGGTGAAGGAGGCATGCGATGAAACTCGAGCTTGACCTTCCCCCGGAGTCTTTTTCGGCACTTCGGGTCAACCCCGAGACCTTCCTCAAGGAGATGCGGCTGGCGGCAGCTGTGAAGTGGTACGAGGTCCGTCGCATCTCTCAGTCCAAGGCCGCCGAGATCGCCGGCGTCAGCCGCCACGAGTTCCTCGAAGCCCTCGCCCGCTTCGGCGTCTCTCCGTTCCAGACAACGGTTGAGGAACTGACCGATGAGGTGACGCGTGGCTAGCGTCTGGGTCATCAACGCGGCCCCGCTGATCTTCCTCGGGAAGATCGGGCACCTGGAACTCCCCAATCGCCTTGGGTTTGAGGTGATCGTGCCAGAGGGCGCGGCGTGGGAGATCAAGCAGGGGCCTGAATGGGATCCCGCTCGCCAATGGCTGCAAGGGCCTGGGCACCACCTCATCCACCCCGTGGGTACCGTCACGCCGGCGATTGCGGCTTGGGACCTCGGTTTGGGAGAGAGCCACGTACTTCAGCTCTACCTGGGCAGATCGGAACGGGAAGCGGTCGTGGATGACCGGGCTGCCCGGGATTGCGCGCAGTCGCTGGGATTGCCCTT is part of the Planctomycetota bacterium genome and harbors:
- a CDS encoding UPF0175 family protein codes for the protein MKLELDLPPESFSALRVNPETFLKEMRLAAAVKWYEVRRISQSKAAEIAGVSRHEFLEALARFGVSPFQTTVEELTDEVTRG
- a CDS encoding Gfo/Idh/MocA family oxidoreductase, encoding MSRERCVVVGAGGISNAWFPPLAKEKVEVLAVVDLRPEAAKAQVEKYQLKAEVSTDLEATLAKHQPDFVVDLTVPEAHCAVTCTALRAGCHVIGEKPMASSMAEARQMVKAAEETGKLYMVSQSRRWDAKHVAVKKTVPRVGTLTTVNCDFYIGAHFGGFRDEMPSPLILDMSIHHFDLCRFMTGVDPVAVYCKEFNPKGSWYKGDVAASAIFEMSNGVIFTYRGSWCAEGCHTSWNGDWRFIGTKGTLLYEGDQEPRGEVVVGKEGFHREKAPLKVAKPVVKFGGMHGALREMLAFLRTGVAPQTECHDNIKSLAMVFAAIESNKQGRRVPVRVM
- a CDS encoding DUF3368 domain-containing protein, whose translation is MASVWVINAAPLIFLGKIGHLELPNRLGFEVIVPEGAAWEIKQGPEWDPARQWLQGPGHHLIHPVGTVTPAIAAWDLGLGESHVLQLYLGRSEREAVVDDRAARDCAQSLGLPFRGTLSVLALAKQKGLIAAVRPLVEELVAKGFRIAKPVADRVLELAGE
- a CDS encoding glucose-6-phosphate isomerase is translated as MDEKLARMRPDKAPAWRTLVKLARRPFDLAASDALSPRRINTMKSEAAGLRLLYATERVTPDVLQALQELASQTQAVGQFARMMRGEVMNEIVGHPSERRQVLHTASRNVFDDLPCKHDAAQAEATGKARAQLARLKDFLSEVEREGRFTDLVQVGIGGSDLGPRALYIALKAFWKKGRRVHFVSNVDPDDTAAVLDGLDLSRTLVCVVSKSGTTLETLTNERLVAARFERAGLKPKDHFVAVTAEGSPMDDPAKYLRSFHMYDYIGGRYSATSMVGGVALGFGLGYDSFLEILRGAREMDLNALNPNARKNLPLLAALLGIWNRNFLGYETLAILPYSQVLSRFVAHIQQLDMESNGKRVDRCGRPVPYATGPIVWGEPGTNGQHAFYQLIHQSETIVPCEFIGFRQSQLGEDLEVEGTTSQQKLVANLLAQSVALATGKRDDNPNKVFPGNRPSSLLIADRLAPRTLGALLAYYENKVAFQGFIWNINSFDQEGVQLGKLLANKFLAHFKGAPNALGPGERALLKAAGLA